GAGCGTTCCCCGTAGCGATCGACGAGATAGATCAGGCTCCGGCCGATGCCTTGGATCGCGGGGATATTGAGCTCCATCGGGCCCACCGGACCGCGATAGGGCTTAGCGCCGAGCTTTAGCGCCCGCTTATACGCCGAAGCAGCGTCTCGCACGCGCATGGCGAAGGCGCACACCGAAGCGTCATGCTTGCGGGCGAAGGCCTGGGCGAAACTGTTCGGCTCATGATTGATGATGAAATTGATATCGCCCTGGCGATAGAGCGTCACGTGTTTCGAGCGATGCCGCGCCACGGCGGCGAACCCGAGCGTCACGAACAATCGTTCCAACGCTTGGGTGTCGGGCGCGGTATACTCGACGAATTCGATACCGGCGGCCGCCGTCGGATCATCCGGGGGGGTCTGCATAGCCTGCGCCTCTTTAGCAAATACGGGGCGTGTCGGGATCTTTGACTGGCCCTGGGATTAAAGATTCCTAGCCGTGAGAGCGCCCTCGTGGAGCCCTCGCGCGGCTATAATATTATACGGAACCTTCGCGCTGTGCAGCGATCGAAGCGAAGGTAAGAGTCGCACCGCGTTCCGCGGCATAAAAACGCTGCACTCAATTAGCCCCCGGGCAAGAAGGAGGCGGTCGTGAAAGAAGTCGCTAGCTTCCGTATTCACTATACACAGTTTCTGGATCCTGGCGGGGCCCCGGCTGGTCCTTTACCTGATTTCGCCCGCGAACCCGCCGTGCTCATCGATCTCTATCGCGGCATGATGGCCGCGCGTCAGTTCGATAAAAAGGCGATCGCGATGCAACGCACCGGGCAACTCGGCACCTATGCCTCGTGCCTAGGGCAGGAGGCGATCGGCGCCGGTATCGGGCATGCCATGCGGCCCGAAGATGTGTTGTTGCCCTCCTACCGGGATCAGGCCGCGCAATTTCCGCGCGGCGTGCGCATGGCTGATATCCTGCTCTATTGGGGCGGCGATGAGCGCGGCATGGACTATGCCCACTGCCGGGAAGATTTTCCTATCTGCGTCCCGGTGGCGAGTCAATGCTGCCATGCGGTAGGCGTGGCCTATGCCTTCAAATATCGCGACGAGACGCGCGCGGCCGTGTGCATCGTCGGCGACGGCGGGACCTCCAAGGGGGATTTCTACGAGGCTCTCAACGCCTCGGGGATTTGGCGCTTGCCGGTGGTGTTTGTGATCAACAATAACCAATGGGCCATCTCCGTCCCGCGCGCCGCGCAAACCGCGGCCGAGACTCTCGCGCAGAAGGCGATCGCGGCGGGGGTTGCGGGCGAGCAGGTCGACGGGAATGACGTGATCGCCGTGCGTTATGCGGTGGATCGGGCGCTGGAAAAGGCTCGCCGCGGGAACGGGCCCAGTCTTATCGAGGCGTTGAGCTATCGTATGGGCGACCATACAACCGCAGACAATGCCAGCCGCTACCGCTTGCCCGAGGAGGTCGAGCGCTACGGGCGGGCCGATCCGATCGCTCGTCTGCGTGCCTATCTCCTGCGCGCCGGCCACTGGCGGGAGGAAGACGACGCGCGGCTCGAACGGAGCGTCGCGGCCGAGATAGAGCAAGCGGTGCGCGATTACACCGCGATGCCTGTACCGAACCCGGAAACCATGTTCGCGCATCTCTACGCGGCCTTGCCGCGCGCCTATAGCGTGCAGCGGGAGACGGCCGGTTGCGCCGGTAAATAGGTGCGCCATGCCCGAGCTTACACTCGTTGAAGCAATCAATCTGGCGCTCGCCTATGAGCTGCAAGCGGACCCGAATGTCGTCGTCTTGGGCGAAGATGTCGGCGTCAACGGGGGCGTGTTCCGCGCCACCCTCGGTTTGCAAGAGCGTTTCGGCAAGGTGCGGGTGGTGGATACCCCGTTGTCGGAGGCTCTGATCGCGGGCATGGCGATCGGCATGGCGGCGCAGGGTCTCAAACCCGTCGCCGAAATCCAATTCTCGGGGTTTATTTACCCCTGTCTCGACCAGATCCTGAACCATGCCGCGCGCCTGCGCACCCGCACCCGCGGGCGCCTAAGCTGCCCGTTGGTCTTGCGCGCACCGAACGGCGGCGGGATCCACGCCCCGGAGCATCATTCCGAGAGCGTGGAAGCCCTGTTCGCGCCTATTCCGGGCCTGCGCGTCGTCGTGCCTTCCTCGCCGGCGCGCGCCTACGGGCTTCTGCTCGCGGCAATCCGCGATCCGGACCCGGTGATCTTTCTCGAACCCCCGCGCCTGTATCGCCTGCACCGCCAGGAGGTGGTGGACGACGGTGCGGCCTTGCCGCTCGACGTGTGTTATCTGTTGCGCGAGGGCACGGATATCACGCTGGTGTCCTGGGGCGCGCTCATCCAGGAGACGAGCCAAGCTGCCGAGGCCCTCGCCCAGGAAGGCGTCGCGGCCGAAGTGATCGATGTCGCGACCTTGAAACCGCTCGACATCGCGACCATCCTCGAATCGGTCGCCAAGACCGGGCGTTGCGTCATCGTACAGGAAGCGGCGCGCACCTGCGGGGTGGGCGCGGAGATCGCCGCGCAACTCGCCGAACGGGGCTTGTTGTCCTTGCAGGCGCCGATCGAACGGGTGGCTGGCTACGACTGCATCATGCCGCTTTACCGGCTGGAGTCCCATTACCTGCCGGATACCGAGCGCATCTTACAAGCCGCGCGCCGGAGCTTAGCGTTTGCTTAAATCCCTGTGTACGTGGTCTGGTCTCGAAATATCAGTTTCTTATATTTCAAGACCAGACCCCTTTGTTGCTTTGTTTTGGATGTATTCTGATTGTTTTGTAAGATGAAGAGGTCGGCGAGATGAGGACTGAAAGCGCGATCGGGAGCAGCGCGGATCCATCCACGGAAGACAAGCCCCCAGGTTGGCTTATCGAATTGAAGGCCAACGCGGCGCGCGGAGATCGTCAGCGTGATAAGGCGCATGGCCGCTGGCTCGGCGATTTTCTGAACCAAGACACTCCGAGCGGCCTCCTGCCCGCAGAAAAGAGAGTGCTTGATGCCTGCGCGCTCGGACAGGCCAGTAGCGGCATCATGCACGGAGAAAAGCAGGAGCCGATCGAGGAGCAGATTAGGGTTCTGCCCTTGCTTCCCGCCGCCCGCGTTCGTGCGGGGTTTCTGCGCTTTCTTGTCCTCGGCGGAGATGAATCTGCTCCGGTGCACGAAGCAGGTATAGAACTCTACGACGCCTTCATCGACGGAGAACTGGATCTGCGCGGCGCAACGTGCATTGGTAGGCTCGCTCTCATCCGCTGCTGTGTCGACGGGAAGTTGAAGATCGAAGACGCTACCTTGGGTATTCTGTATCTTGAAGGCAGTCGCGTGCATGGAATTGACGGTAATCGCGCACGCATTGCTGGTTCTGTGTTTCTGGAAAAGGGCTTTGTCTCCGAGGGCACTATCAAGCTATTTGGTGCGGGGATCGACGGGAGTCTTCAGTGCGGCGGCGCCAAGATTGGGCGCATGAAACAACAAGATGCATTAGTTTGTACGGCTGCGAGGATCAGCGGTAACGTTTTTTTGAATGCGGGGTTTGAATCTGTCGGCTGCGTCTGGCTCAATGGTGCTGAAATTCGCGGCAAGCTAGATTGCACAAAGGGAAACTTCACGAATCCGCAGGGTAATGCGCTCAACTTTGATGGCGCGAAAATTTCAAGCAGCGTCTTTTTGAATGATGCGACGATCGATGGCCCAGTCAGCCTGGTCAATGCCCGCGTTGGCGCAAACGTTAGTTTTACAGGCGCGAGCATCACGCTAGCAAATGGGATCGCTCTGGACTGCACCTCTACAAACATTGGCGGCTCCGCTTTATTGAATCAGGCTTTCGATCAAGATCGCAAACCCGGTCAGCCCTTCATTGCGATGGGTGGAGTCTCCAACGCGCCTAATAAAGAGCACAACGGCGCGGCTGGTTACGCCTTGAATCTCGGAATCGCGAACATTAAGTACGAGCTGCTTTTTGGAACGCTGCATGAGACCGATGACACTCCCGCCGTGATCAAAGGCTCAGTATTCCTTTGCGGCGCTAAGACTCGCGAATTGGCCGACCGGGGTTTCGTCGGCAAGGCGGGCCCGGCCTCTGAATACTTCCCAGAAACAGTTGAAGGCTTGCACGGCGAGTCGCTCACATGCGACATGGTCTTAGACGGCTTTATCTACGAGCGCTTGAACGGAAATTCTTGTCTCACGTCCAGCGCGCGGGAAAAGTGGCTGAAGCGTCAGCCGAAAAAGCATCTCTCCACGGACTTCCGCCACCAGCCATTCGATCATCTCGTCAAGGTCTTGCGCACCATGGGGCGCGACGACGAGGCACGTAACATCGCTGTTTTGAAGCAGCGGTGCTTGACCCGCCCCACAAAGCCCGCCAGCTGGCTGTGGCGGACTCTCTTCGATTTGTTCATGAGTTACGGCCACCGACCGGCGCGAGGCCTCATTATCGCGCTCATCATCGCAGCGACGACGGGTTGGTTCTATGACCGGGCGGCGCAGAACGGCGCCCTGACGACAAAAGAACTCGGTTCGCAATTCCATCCTTACATCTACTCATTCGACGTAATGCTCCCGGTTGTGAAACTGGGTGAGGCGGAAGCTTGGAAGCCATCACGCAACGAGTTCTCCTTACGTCTGCCCCTGGGGCTAGGCGAGCAGATGGTGTGCGCCGATTGCACGCAGTATGTTGTCTGGCTGGAAACAGTCTTTGGCTGGCTAGCGGGCGGCCTCCTGGTCGCTGTCGTCGCGGGCCTCATCAAAAAGGATTGATCGAGCGCAATCCTGGCGTCGCTAGCCCGACTTAGCCGATTCGCCCCCGTTTTCGGGCTGAGGCGTCGCGTAAGATTTTAAGTGCAGGGGGGCGGTAGATTGGCGCAAACCCGCTGTAGTGAAGACCTTGGTTGTTTTCAGGAGAGAGATTCTGTGGATAGTGAGTGGCCGTCATGTTTCTGCGCGCCACGACTCGCAAGAAGGACGGCAAAGAGCACCGTGACTGGAGCATCGTTGAGAACCAGAGCGATGGGCGGGTGCTGCAACGGCACGTGCTTTATTGGGGGGAGATCAACGTCTTGCAGAGTTTCGGAATAGAGCCGCTGTAATGCCGTATTGCCATCGGCGAAGGGCTTGACCAAGACTTCCGCCAGTGTCAGGGCGCTGGTAATGGCCGTGATCTCGCCGGTGTCGATGCGAGCAAAAAGCGTTTTGAGCGCCACGGCATACGCCGCATACCCTTCCAGCGCGTAGATCCAGACATTGGCATCGAGGTAGACTCGGCTGCTGGCGGGCAGCGCGCTTAACCCCACGCCTCACGCTCCCGACGTAGGAAAGCATCGGCGTCCTCGGGGGAGGTTCAAAGCCCCGCGGCCCCTGACCGATAAGTTCTGTCAACCGTTTTGATGCTTGCGGTGTAGGCTCCTCGATCACAATTACCTCCGCCCGCGTGCCTTCGGCTAGTTCGGGCGCGCAGATCTCCATGCGCCCGCCGGCTTGTACGGTGACCTTTTGACGGATTGCGTGCAGCATATTGCCTTCCTCCTTCATTTGCCGGCTTCCTTCTGTTTCGTAGACGGACCAACTAACCCACGAGTTACGCCCAGACCACGTATGATTTCATCACCAGCTCGCTGCATTATACGAAGATAGTATTAGTCTTGCGTCAACGGATTTAGGAGTAAAGGGAGGACTGAAATCTAGGCAGCCAACACCAAATCCTTTGTGCTCGGCCCCGCGCAACGCGACGGGTATTGGCGCACGGGACGGCCCTTGCCCGAGGCCGTCGTAGCCTTGCGCGATTTCACCGTCTACTTCGGCCCGCGAAAAGGCGGACGCCCAATCAAAAAACGCATGCGAACTCGTCGCCCGCCATTTTAGCTTGCGATTCTTGTCCTCTACTGCCCTGAATAGACTTGTAATAAGACCCGCGAATGGCGGACAATCGGATCTTCGAGCGCGAGCCCGGTTTCGTCCGGGCTTTGCTTTTTTTTAACGTAAGTGAGCTGGGTAAAAGATACCGGATGGAAAAACCGCTCATGCCGAGCTATCGGCGCTTGCCCGTAGCGTTCGTGCGCGGTAAAGGAGCATGGCTTTGGGATGACCAGGAGCGCCGCTATTTGGATGCCGTGAGCGGGATCGCGGTCTGCGGGCTTGGGCATGCCCACCCGGCCGTCGCGCAGGCCGTGGCCGAGCAGTCGGCGGCGCTCGTGCATACCTCGAACCTGTACCGCGTGCCCCTGCAGGAGAGCCTCGCCGCGCGCCTGACGCAATTATCGGGGATGGATAACGCGTTTTTTTGTAACTCCGGCGCGGAAGCCAACGAAGCGGCCATCAAGATCGCGCGGCTCTTGGGTCACGAGCGGGGGATCGATCTGCCCGCGGTCGTGGTCATGGAAGGCGCGTTTCACGGGCGGACCTTGGCGACCCTCAGCGCCACCGCCAATCGCAACGTGCAGCGCGGATTCGAACCCCTGGTGCAAGGGTTCGTGCGCGTGCCTTATGACGATCCCGAGGCGCTCGGGCAGGCCGCATCCCAGCGCCGCCATATCGTCGCCGTGCTGCTGGAACCCCTCCAGGGCGAAGCCGGCGTGCTGGTGCCGACTCCGGGCTATTTAACGCAGGTGCGCTCGATTTGCGACCGGCACGGCTGGCTGATGATGCTCGACGAGGTGCAGACCGGTCTCGGGCGCACCGGGGCGTGGTTTGCATATCAGCACGAAGGTATCACCCCGGATGTGCTGACGCTCGCCAAAAGCTTGGGCAACGGCGTGCCGATCGGCGCCTGCCTGGCGCGCGGTCAGGCCGCGGAGTTGATCCAACCGGGGATGCACGCCGCGACCTTTGGCGGCAATCCGCTCGCCTGCCGGGCGGCGCTCGCGGTCCTTGCCACGCTTGAGCAAACGGGGCTCGTTAAGCGCGCGGCGCAGCTTGGGCGGCGCATCCTGGATGGCTTACGAGATGTCCTTCACGGTTGTGGCCACATTAAGGATATTCGCGGGAAGGGACTCATGATCGGCATCGAGCTGACACGGCCATGCGGCGAGCTGGTGGAAAAAGCGTTACAGGCAGGGTTGCTGATCAATGTCACGGCCGACACGGTGGTGCGCCTCCTGCCGCCCCTCGTGATGAACGACGCCGAGGCGGCCGAGCTCGTGCACAAGCTCGGCGCATTGATTAAGGGATTCTAGCAGCTACGCGTGAGTACGCGCAGGCCACGGCATTTCTTAAGCTTGGCGGACCTCACGCCGGCCGAGCTCTCGCGCCTCATCGAACGCGGCATCGAATTGAAAGCGATGCGCCGCGCGCGGGAGACCCATGAACCGCTCAAGAGCCGCGTGCTCGCGATGGTTTACGAGAAGTCCTCGACGCGCACACGCGTCTCCTTCGAGACCGCCATGATCCAGCTCGGGGGCGGGGCGATCTTTTTATCCGCGCAGGACACGCAACTCGGGCGCGGGGAGCCGGTCGAGGACATGGCGCGGGTGTTATCGCGGATGGTGGACGCGATCATGGTCCGGACCTTCGATCACGATAAACTCCTGCGCTTGGCGGCGTATTCGGAAGTGCCAGTGATTAACGGTTTGACCGATCGCCATCATCCCTGCCAATTGTTGGCGGATATCCAAACCTTCGTCGAGCACCGCGGTCCCATTGCAGGTAAAACCGTCGCCTGGATCGGCGACGGCAACAATATGTGCCACAGCTATATCGAGGCTGCCGGGCTGTATGGATTTACTCTCCGGATCGCTTGTCCGCCCGGCTACTGGCCGCGGGAAGAAATCGGGGACGCGATAGCGGGCGTGGTGCGCCGCTGCGATCGGCCGCAAGAAGCGGTTCGCGGCGCGGATCTGGTGGTCACAGATGTCTGGGCCAGCATGGGTCAAGAACAAGAAAGCCACGCCCGGCGCGAGATTTTTAGGCGCTTTCAGGTGGATGAGAATTTGCTGTCGCTCGCAAGACCGGACGCCCTTTTTATGCACTGCATGCCCGCGCACCGCGGCGAGGAGGTCAGCGCCGGAGTGATCGATGGCCCGCAGAGCGTCGTCTGGGATGAGGCCGAGAACCGTTTGCACGCGCAAAAGGCGCTGCTCGAATTTTTACTGGACTGAGCACCTCCCGCGTCGAGTCAACCCGTGGTCGCCTTGAGGATCTAGAACCCCGGTGTTGTTCTTATTAAGCAACGATGACGGTTATCAGGCGCCGGGGATCGCTTGCCTTGCGCGGGCGCTTGCCGAACTCGGAGAGGTAACCGTGGTTGCCCCGGATCGCAATCGCAGCGGCGCAAGTAACTCCTTGACTCTCGAAAAACCGCTTCGGGCCGGGCGCGCCGAGAACGGTTTCATCTATGTTGACGGCACCCCGACCGATTGCGTGCACCTTGCTATCACCGGCTTTCTCGAGCGGGTACCCGACATGGTGTTAGGCGGGATCAACGCCGGGGCCAATCTCGGAGACGATGTACTCTATTCCGGCACCGTCGCCGTGGCGATCGAGGGGCGTTTCCTCGGGTCGCCGGCGATGGCGGTTTCCTTGGCCGGCAGCCAAGCGGTGCATTACGAAACTGCCGCCCGGATCGCAAGCTTACTGGTCCAAGAGATCGGGAACCGGCCTTTACCCGCGGATACGATCTTGAACATCAATGTCCCGGACCGCCCGTGGAACGAGCTTCGGGGATTGGCGGCCACCCGTCTTGGCCGGCGGCATAAATCGGAACCGGTGGTGCAGGCGCTGGACCCGCGTGGGCGGCCGATTTACTGGGTGGGACCGCCCGGCCCGGAGGAGGATGCGGGGGTGGGAACCGATTTTCATGCCGTCAGGAGCGGGTATGTATCGATTACACCGCTGCAAGTCGATATGACCCATTACCGTGCCTTGGATACGGTGTCGCGATGGCTCGAGGCCTTGCACGTGCATGCAGGCTGATCACCGCGGCATCGGTCTGACCTCCCAGCGCGCCCGCGATCGCTTGATGCGGGAGCTGCGGGAGATGGGGATCGGATCACGCGAGGTGCTGCACGCCATGCGCACGGTACCACGGCATCTTTTTGTGGACGAGGCCCTCGCAGGCCGCGCGTACGAGAATACGGCCTTGCCCATCGGTTACGGCCAGACCATTTCGCAACCCTACATCGTGGCGCGTATGACCGAGGCGTTGTTTGTGAGCGGCGCGATGGATAAGGTTTTGGAAATCGGGGCCGGCACCGGGTACCAGTCCGCGGTCCTGGCTCAATTCGCCAAATCGGTTCATAGCATCGAGCGCATCGGCGCGCTGGCGGCGCGGTTGCGGGAGCGTTTG
This portion of the Pseudomonadota bacterium genome encodes:
- the pdhA gene encoding pyruvate dehydrogenase (acetyl-transferring) E1 component subunit alpha, encoding MKEVASFRIHYTQFLDPGGAPAGPLPDFAREPAVLIDLYRGMMAARQFDKKAIAMQRTGQLGTYASCLGQEAIGAGIGHAMRPEDVLLPSYRDQAAQFPRGVRMADILLYWGGDERGMDYAHCREDFPICVPVASQCCHAVGVAYAFKYRDETRAAVCIVGDGGTSKGDFYEALNASGIWRLPVVFVINNNQWAISVPRAAQTAAETLAQKAIAAGVAGEQVDGNDVIAVRYAVDRALEKARRGNGPSLIEALSYRMGDHTTADNASRYRLPEEVERYGRADPIARLRAYLLRAGHWREEDDARLERSVAAEIEQAVRDYTAMPVPNPETMFAHLYAALPRAYSVQRETAGCAGK
- a CDS encoding alpha-ketoacid dehydrogenase subunit beta, whose amino-acid sequence is MPELTLVEAINLALAYELQADPNVVVLGEDVGVNGGVFRATLGLQERFGKVRVVDTPLSEALIAGMAIGMAAQGLKPVAEIQFSGFIYPCLDQILNHAARLRTRTRGRLSCPLVLRAPNGGGIHAPEHHSESVEALFAPIPGLRVVVPSSPARAYGLLLAAIRDPDPVIFLEPPRLYRLHRQEVVDDGAALPLDVCYLLREGTDITLVSWGALIQETSQAAEALAQEGVAAEVIDVATLKPLDIATILESVAKTGRCVIVQEAARTCGVGAEIAAQLAERGLLSLQAPIERVAGYDCIMPLYRLESHYLPDTERILQAARRSLAFA
- a CDS encoding acetylornithine transaminase — encoded protein: MEKPLMPSYRRLPVAFVRGKGAWLWDDQERRYLDAVSGIAVCGLGHAHPAVAQAVAEQSAALVHTSNLYRVPLQESLAARLTQLSGMDNAFFCNSGAEANEAAIKIARLLGHERGIDLPAVVVMEGAFHGRTLATLSATANRNVQRGFEPLVQGFVRVPYDDPEALGQAASQRRHIVAVLLEPLQGEAGVLVPTPGYLTQVRSICDRHGWLMMLDEVQTGLGRTGAWFAYQHEGITPDVLTLAKSLGNGVPIGACLARGQAAELIQPGMHAATFGGNPLACRAALAVLATLEQTGLVKRAAQLGRRILDGLRDVLHGCGHIKDIRGKGLMIGIELTRPCGELVEKALQAGLLINVTADTVVRLLPPLVMNDAEAAELVHKLGALIKGF
- the argF gene encoding ornithine carbamoyltransferase, with the translated sequence MSTRRPRHFLSLADLTPAELSRLIERGIELKAMRRARETHEPLKSRVLAMVYEKSSTRTRVSFETAMIQLGGGAIFLSAQDTQLGRGEPVEDMARVLSRMVDAIMVRTFDHDKLLRLAAYSEVPVINGLTDRHHPCQLLADIQTFVEHRGPIAGKTVAWIGDGNNMCHSYIEAAGLYGFTLRIACPPGYWPREEIGDAIAGVVRRCDRPQEAVRGADLVVTDVWASMGQEQESHARREIFRRFQVDENLLSLARPDALFMHCMPAHRGEEVSAGVIDGPQSVVWDEAENRLHAQKALLEFLLD
- the surE gene encoding 5'/3'-nucleotidase SurE, whose product is MLFLLSNDDGYQAPGIACLARALAELGEVTVVAPDRNRSGASNSLTLEKPLRAGRAENGFIYVDGTPTDCVHLAITGFLERVPDMVLGGINAGANLGDDVLYSGTVAVAIEGRFLGSPAMAVSLAGSQAVHYETAARIASLLVQEIGNRPLPADTILNINVPDRPWNELRGLAATRLGRRHKSEPVVQALDPRGRPIYWVGPPGPEEDAGVGTDFHAVRSGYVSITPLQVDMTHYRALDTVSRWLEALHVHAG
- a CDS encoding protein-L-isoaspartate(D-aspartate) O-methyltransferase; the encoded protein is MQADHRGIGLTSQRARDRLMRELREMGIGSREVLHAMRTVPRHLFVDEALAGRAYENTALPIGYGQTISQPYIVARMTEALFVSGAMDKVLEIGAGTGYQSAVLAQFAKSVHSIERIGALAARLRERLAALHYRTVRVKHGDGRIGWQDHAPYDAILIAAAVDSVPPTLLEQLAIGGRIVAPVGESGSQWLVLVTRYPEHFEEKPLEEVRFVPLIAGLG